One stretch of Excalfactoria chinensis isolate bCotChi1 chromosome 2, bCotChi1.hap2, whole genome shotgun sequence DNA includes these proteins:
- the ZHX1 gene encoding zinc fingers and homeoboxes protein 1, with product MASKRKSTTPCMVLANEQDPDLEMVSDLEEGPPVVKPADNNPTAESIASEEDVHENVDSDNQKNTNKVEGGYECKYCSFQTPDLNMFTFHVDSEHPNVVLNSSYVCVECNFLTKRYDALSEHNLKYHPGEENFKLTMVKRNNQTIFEQTVNDLTFDGSFVREENAEQADPSEAPSTGISISKTPIMKMMKNKTETKRIAVFHNVVDGIPGEEKGKENEPNSEEVIENPPLAVSESKVSHSGACSAADVANTVVTPVIQPGVAQVITAVTAPQNSNLIPKVLIPVNSIPTYNTALDNNPLLLNTYNKFPYPTMSEITVLSTQAKYTEEQIKIWFSAQRLKHGVSWTPEEVEEARRKQFNGTVHTVPQTITVIPAHISAASNGLPSILQTCQIVGQPGLVLTQVAGANTLPVTAPIALTVAGVPNQTQLQKSQIHTAQPIAETKQVAAVPAPQPIKNETALMNPDNFGMRTKKTKEQLAELKVSYLKNQFPQDSEISRLMKITGLTKGEIKKWFSDTRYNQRNSKNNHGIHLNSDSCATIIIDSSDEMNESPTGVAPQNKSSWSAFPDFTPQKFKEKTAEQLQVLQASFLNNPVLTDEEMNRLRAQTKLTRREIDAWFTERRKSTVLKEEGTEVNESNASGSKEEAAGETSAGDGAAGSKTGGTTSSKVGKKSPEQLHMLKSSFVRTQWPSPQEYNKLAEETGLPRSEIVSWFGDTRYAWKNGGLKWYYYYQSANANSLNGQGFSRKRGRGRPKGRGRGRPRGRPRGSKRLNCWDRGVSVIKFKTGTAILKDYYMKHKFLNEQDLDELVAKSHMGYEQVREWFAERQRRLELGIELFEENEEEDEMLEDQEDEEETDDSDTWEPPRHVKRKLSKSD from the coding sequence ATGGCAAGTAAACGAAAATCAACAACACCGTGCATGGTCTTAGCCAACGAGCAAGATCCGGATCTAGAAATGGTATCAGACTTGGAGGAAGGACCACCTGTAGTCAAGCCAGCAGATAATAATCCTACAGCAGAGAGCATAGCAAGCGAAGAGGATGTCCATGAGAATGTGGATTCAGACAatcagaaaaatacaaacaaagtAGAAGGTGGTTATGAGTGTAAATACTGTTCTTTTCAGACTCCAGATCTCAATATGTTTACTTTCCATGTGGATTCAGAACATCCCAATGTAGTATTAAATTCATCCTATGTCTGTGTAGAATGCAATTTTCTCACCAAAAGATACGATGCTCTCTCAGAACATAATTTGAAGTACCACCCTGGAGAGGAGAATTTTAAGTTGACAATGGTGAAACGTAATAATCAGACAATCTTTGAACAAACGGTAAATGATCTCACTTTTGATGGGAGTTTTGTTAGAGAAGAAAACGCTGAGCAGGCTGACCCTTCTGAGGCCCCCTCCACGGGGATCTCCATTAGCAAAACTCCGAttatgaaaatgatgaaaaacaaaactgagactAAACGCATCGCTGTTTTCCACAATGTAGTCGATGGCATTCCTGgtgaagagaagggaaaggaaaatgagccAAACTCTGAAGAAGTAATAGAAAACCCACCACTGGCAGTTTCTGAGTCCAAAGTGAGCCATTCGGGTGCTTGCAGTGCGGCCGATGTAGCTAATACAGTTGTGACCCCCGTGATTCAGCCTGGGGTGGCACAGGTTATTACGGCTGTTACAGCTCCACAGAACTCAAACCTGATTCCCAAAGTCCTGATACCTGTAAACAGCATTCCAACCTATAATACTGCTTTGGACAACAATCCTCTTTTGCTCAACACCTATAACAAATTCCCATATCCTACTATGTCAGAGATCACTGTTCTTTCCACTCAAGCTAAGTACACTGAGGAACAGATTAAAATCTGGTTTTCTGCCCAACGTCTGAAGCATGGTGTGAGCTGGACACCAGAGGAAGTGGAGGAAGCAAGGAGGAAACAATTTAATGGCACAGTGCATACTGTGCCACAGACAATTACCGTTATTCCAGCGCACATTTCCGCTGCCAGCAATGGTTTACCTTCAATTTTACAGACATGCCAAATAGTTGGTCAGCCAGGACTTGTTCTCACTCAAGTTGCAGGTGCAAATACGTTACCAGTAACAGCCCCAATAGCTTTGACTGTAGCAGGAGTCCCAAACCAAACCCAGTTACAGAAGAGTCAGATTCACACTGCTCAGCCTATTGCAGAAACCAAACAAGTCGCTGCCGTTCCAGCCCCTCAGCCTATCAAAAATGAAACCGCACTCATGAATCCCGATAACTTTGGcatgagaacaaaaaaaacaaaggagcaACTGGCAGAATTAAAGGTCAGCTACCTTAAAAATCAATTTCCTCAGGATTCAGAAATTAGTAGACTTATGAAAATAACGGGCCTGACGAAGGGAGAGATCAAGAAGTGGTTCAGCGATACACGCTACAATCAGAGAAACTCAAAGAATAACCACGGGATCCATCTTAACAGTGACTCGTGTGCTACCATCATTATTGACTCCAGTGACGAAATGAATGAGTCCCCAACAGGAGTTGCTCCACAGAACAAGTCGTCCTGGAGTGCTTTTCCTGACTTCACCCCACAGAAATTCAAAGAGAAGACTGCCGAGCAGTTGCAAGTCCTCCAAGCAAGTTTTCTTAATAATCCTGTCCTTACTGATGAAGAGATGAATAGGTTAAGAGCCCAAACCAAACTTACCAGGAGAGAGATTGATGCCTGGTttacagaaagaaggaaatctaCTGTCTTAAAGGAGGAAGGGACTGAGGTGAATGAGAGCAATGCCAGCGGCTCAAAAGAGGAAGCTGCGGGAGAAACATCTGCGggagatggagcagcagggTCAAAAACAGGGGGCACTACTTCAAGCAAAGTAGGCAAAAAATCACCAGAGCAGTTGCACATGCTTAAAAGTTCCTTTGTCCGTACTCAGTGGCCATCTCCACAAGAATACAACAAGCTGGCAGAAGAAACGGGGCTCCCGAGATCAGAAATTGTGAGTTGGTTTGGAGATACTCGCTATGCCTGGAAAAATGGGGGATTGAAGTGGTATTATTACTACCAGAGTGCCAACGCAAACAGTCTGAATGGCCAAGGCTTTtcaaggaagagagggagaggaagacCAAAGGGGCGGGGAAGAGGGAGGCCTCGAGGGAGGCCTCGGGGAAGCAAGAGGTTAAATTGCTGGGACCGAGGCGTGTCTGTCATAAAATTCAAAACTGGAACAGCAATCCTGAAGGACTACTATATGAAGCACAAATTCCTGAATGAGCAAGACCTTGATGAACTTGTAGCTAAATCTCACATGGGGTATGAGCAGGTCAGAGAGTGGTTtgcagaaaggcagagaagattAGAACTCGGAATAGAGCTGTTTGAGGAGAACGAGGAGGAAGATGAAATGCTGGAAGATCAGGAAGACGAAGAGGAAACGGATGATAGTGATACTTGGGAACCCCCACGACATGTTAAGCGTAAACTTTCAAAATCAGATTGA